ACGATAAGGCGGCGTTTAAGGAAAGGCATGTTCCGGGTCTCGAGCCAGCGTTCGATGTACATAATAACCAAAACCGGCAGGAATACAAAAAAAGCCGACCGCAGAAAATGGAAACCTGAACAGACAAAAAATTCCTTTAACGTACTGAACCCGTTGTAACAGGGATAGAACGACATGATGGCCATGTAAAAACACAGCAGAACAATACACATCGCCAGCCTCCGTTGGTTGAAAGGGCTGATATTGAACCCGCTGAACAGTATCTCGTACCGGTAATACAGGTAAATACCCACGCTCGAAAACACGAATATATTACTCAGTACCACTGCCGTTTGAAAAGGGATGTGCATACGTTCAAATTACCGAAAATAACAGACCAGTTAACAATTTATTTGGTAAAAACCATTTTGGCGGCTATCAGCACCAGTACCACCGCAAATATTTTTTTAAGCATGGCGGCCGGTATGTTCAGCGCCAGTTTCGAACCCAGGTAGCCGCCTACCATAAAAACCACGGCAATAACCAGCGCATATTTTATATTCACATATCCTGCCTTGTAATAATTGTACGCCCCGAACAAGCCGATAGGCGGCAACATAATGGCAATGGTTGTGCCCTGCGCCATACGCTGATCCATCGCCAAAAACATTACCAAAGCAGGTATCAGGATAATGCCGCCTCCCAGGCCCACCATGCCACCCAGGATACCTGCCGCCAGGCCGATTACGACCAGGATAAAAAGAGTCATTCCGCTCATAGCCTTAATCATTAATACAGGCCCTCGTGATCGGTTAATATACCTTTGGCGCTTTGCAGGCCGTCCACATTGGCGGCCGACCAAACCACGTCGTAAATGCCGTTATAAAGCAGGTAAACGTGCGTATAACCTTCGGCGGCCAATTTTTTGGCAAGCTCGCTCGGGCTGGCTACAGGCATACCCTTCATGCCGCGCGTCCCGGCCGAAAAAGAACCGTAGATCAATACCGGGGTGGTTTTGGCTTTATTCGCAAGGTAGCCTTCCAATTGCTCCTGGCTCACCAGGTTAACCGCATTTTTTATGCGACCGAGATTAAGGAATTTCTGTTCGGCTTTGTTTTCGAACTGATCTTTCGGGCGTATATCGGCAACTACGGTGTTTGGGCTGTTATTTAACAGGTCGACGGTTTCCTTTACACCCACCAGCTTGTACCCCGGCTCGCCGGTAAGCAACTCTTTCCGCTCCCTGGAGGCCGACGGGAAACGCAGGATGAAAGCATCGATCCCATCGTACAGCACCGACACGTTTTTAAACCCGGCTTTAGTTAGTTTTTCCGCCGCATTTACCTCCGCTGTAAGCGACAGATCAACCACAAGTATAGGGCGTTCCTTATATTTTGCCAGTTTGCCTATTTGTTGGTCAAGCTGGTCGTGCGGTATGTTGGTTGCATTTTTAAAGCGGCCTATATTGTTAAATTCGGCGCTGTCCGTCCCGTTAAACTGGGCCGCCGGCCGTACATCTATCACCAGGTTGGTCTTGTCCTTCACAAACGCCACCGCATCATCGGGCGGTATTAATTTATAGGGCAAATTGGATGTGTATAGGGACGATTTACACGGAAACGCGGCATCTGGCGTCCGGTTAACTTCGGTCATGCCGCCGTTAAGGCTGTAAATATTGGTAAAGCCGCTGTCGGCCAAAAATTTGCTCACCCGGCGGCTGCGCTGGCTATGCGAACAATAAACCAGGAATGGCCTGCCTTTTAAAGCCTTCAGATCGTTAAAATGCTTTTCGACAGAATCAATAGAAATATTGACCGAGCCCTTAAGCCTGCCTATGCGCGAACCCACGTATTGGCTGGTATCGGCATACTCGCCGGGCGAGCGTACATCAAGCAACACCAGGTTGGGCGTTTTGCTGATAAGATCGCAGGCCTGTTTAAAATAAATGGCCTTGTAATTGGTGTTGTCGTACAATTGTAATTGCTGCGCGCCGGCGGTAAGACCGGCCAGGCTGAAAAGCAACAGCGCAAGGTATCTGGGTTTCATGTTAATTGGAATAATGGTTTGCTGAATTAATACAGTATAAAAGTAACAAGGCGGATCGGTACGTCCTATCGAAATGGAGTGAAAGGGGTTGCCGAAGGAGTGAAACGTTTAAGCGTGCAGTATTTGGGCGTTTCCCGCGTAGCGCCTGGGAAAGGCTGATATTCCTGCGCGCCGGCATTGCTGTCCTTAACGCGAAAATTGGGTGTTTTCACGGGGTATTTATTACCATATCAAATGATAATTTCGACACACACAAAAAGAAGTTTGATATATTACTAATATTTTTAGTATTTTTGAATATGAATGAATTTGGAGGCAATTGGACCGAAGCCAAAATGGAAATAGTAGTTGGATATGCAAAGGCCTATTTAACAATTATGAGTAAACAAACATGGGCTAAAACTCTATATTTCGATGGCTTCGCAGGGTCCGGCCTAATTGGATCAAGTGAACATACGGAGGCTATTAAAGGGACAGCTCTTCGCATATTAGATATTGACCAACCCAAACCTTTTGACATATATTACTTTGTAGAGAAGGACGAAAAGAATAAATTGTCTCTTCAGTCAAAAATAGAAAGCGATTATTTCGGCAAGAATGCCCATGTTATTAAGGCTGACTGTAATTCCAAGCTAATAGATATGGCTCGGTACCTAAATAATAATAAAAACTATAGGGCACTTGCATTTATTGATCCTTACGGGATGACCGTTAATTGGGAGTCAATAGAAGCGTTAAAAGGATTGGGAATAGATTTATGGATTTTAGTGCCAACCGGGTTGGGTGTAAATAGATTGTTAAAGAACGATCAAAATATTCCTGAACCATGGCTTAAGAAATTAGAACAATTCTTAGGTTTATCAAGAGAAGAGATACTAAAATATTTTTATTCAACGACAACAATAAATACATTATTTGGCGATCAAACGTCAGTTAATAAAGAAAAAAGTATTATCCAAAAAATTGGTAATTTGTATACGCAAAGATTAAAAACCATTTTTGAATTCGTTTCAGAGTCATTTGTAATGAGAAATAGCACTAATTCTATTATGTATCATTTCATGATGGCTACCAACAACAAGAATGCATTAAAGATTGCAAACGATGTAATTAAACCAAAATACCGATTATAATGGCACAATCAAATATAGAATGGACAGAGTTAACCTGGAACCCGGTTACAGGTTGCAAGAAAATAAGCCCAGGCTGCAAATTTTGTTATGCCGAAGTGATGTCAAGGCGCTTGAAGGCTATGGGGGTCGAGAAATATAAAGACGGATTTAATATCAGGTTGCATCCCAATGAGTTAAACACGCCGTTTACCTGGCGGAAATCAAAGATCGTGTTTGTCAATTCCATGAGCGATTTATTTCACCCTGATATACCTGTTGAATTTATCAAAGCTGTTTTTGGCGTTATGAACAATACACCGCAACATATTTACCAGGTACTTACAAAGCGTTCGGAAAGATTGCTGGAATTATCGGGTGAACTTAACTGGACGGATAATATCTGGATGGGTGTTTCGGTAGAAAATGAGAAGTATACAAAAAGGATCGACCATTTGTCGCAAACCGGCGCTAAAACCAAATTTCTGTCCATAGAACCGCTTATAGGGCCGGTTAAGACCTTAAATCTTGACAAAATTGATTGGGTGATAGTCGGAGGCGAATCGGGTCATAAAGCCCGGCCAGTAAGAAAGGCGTGGATCGATTTTGTAAAAGCTGAATGCGAAAGAAAAAAGGTCGCTTTCTTCTTTAAACAGTGGGGTAAACCTAAGTTTAACGTCAATCCCGACGACCCGACGATAGAAGCCGAACACCCTCAACATGCTAAAGGTGGTTGTGAATTGGATGGAAAGGTTTACAGAGAAATGCCCGGCAAGGCGGCTTAAATTATTGTACTCGCAGTTTGCCCGTTTATCGCTTGGATAAGATTCTTCGCTATCGCTCAGAATGACAATTTATTGTTGTGCATAAGTAGCGTCAAAATCTAAAATCGTAATTCGTAAATTCAAAATCATCACTCCCCCTCAAACCTTAACCCAACCTGCGCCCGCGCTTTATCCAGCATAGCCATCATACCACGGGATAGTTCATGGGTAATGATGGGGCTTTCGGTTTGCCCGTTGCGGATGAGTTCGCAAAAATGGGCGGTCTCGTAGTTGAGGCCTCCGGCGGTGTAGGGCTCATCGATCTCTACCGTGCGGCCGTCGAGGTAACTGATGGTGGCTTTGGCCGGGTTCCACCAGTTTTTGTGAATGGTAATGTGCCCAAGCGTCCCGGCTATCAGGGCATCGCCTTTGCCGTGCATATCGAACCCGCAATAAAGTTGTGCATACCCGCCCTGGTGTTGTGCCTGTATAATGGCGAACATATCCACTTCCTTTCCGCTGAAACGGCCCATGGTTTGTATATCGGTCATAGGCCCCAGCCAGTCGAGCGCCAGGAAAGCCTCGTAAGGTAATATCTGCATTATCCCCCGCCAATCAACTCGTAGCTAAAATTAGGATGATCCTGCGACAGATCGGCTACCGAAGATCCCGCCCGCACATAACCCACCTCGCCGATAGGATCGGTCTCCAAATATTCCTTTAGTTTCCTGTAAAGCGGGAAGAAAGGAGGTTTCATCCCCTCCATAAAAAGCAATTTCTTTTCCCGGGCGACGCGTAATACCTCATCCAGTTGGGCAAGGTTTACGGTAGCCGGTTTTTCGCAAAGCACATGCTTTCCGGCATTAAGCGCAGCTATGCTGTAAAAAGCATGGGTATCGGGTAACGTGGCAATATAAACGGCGTCTATATCGCTTTCAAGCAACTCATCAAGACTTGCGCAGGCTTTACCGCCGTATTGGGTAACGAAATGTTCAACACTCTCCGCCCTGCGCGACCAGGCAGCAGTTAGTTCAGCGCCCTCAACCGCTTTAAGCCCCTGCATAAAACGGTGACTTATGCGCCCGCAGCCGATGATGCCGAACCTGATCATTTTAGTGAGTGGTGAATAGTGAATGGTGAGTTTTAATTAAGATAAAATAAAACTTCCCGCATCTATATAACTCACTATTCACCATTCACAATTCACTACTGGTACTGGATATAAATAGGATATGGCTTATATTTCAGTACTTCTGCCGGTGTCAGCATGTGGTGCGGCGCCTTTTTGATATCGTTTTTGTAAAACAGCTTGTACCCGGTAAACTGCACCGGTTCGTTGTGTATAAAATAGCGGTAGGTGCCGGTTTTAAGGTCAGGTTCGCCCCAGCCATCCATATCCATTACTATCTGCACTTCTTTCCGCAATTTGATGTTTTTGTAGTTGGTCAGCATCTTTTTAGTAAAACGGTGCACAACCAGGATTTTGGGAGGCAGGTGGTATTTATTAACCAGCTTAGCCAGGTATTCGGATACATAATTTACATCAGCGGCATCATAAGTGCCTATCTTCTTACCCGGATGGGTGCCGTCCTTCATGGAAAACTCTGGGTCCATGCCAAAATGTACCTGGGGCATAATCAGGTATTTTTCCAGCAAGGGCAATTCCGTATGGATATTGCTTAAAGCTACCTGCACGTCCAAAAATACAATAGCATGAGCTTTTTTCGCCAGGCTCAGTACCGAGTCGATACCCTTGTTAGGCATGCGGTAACGGAACTTGCCGTCCTTGCCGCCATCGCCCTGTGCCACCACAGCAATGTAGTGCAAGGCAGGCTGTACCGGCGTAGTTGGGTCGGCCTTTTCCCAGTTCTTTACTTCGCCTTTTAGCTTGGCAAGCATTTCTTTGGGTGGCAGTTCGCCCAGTATACCCATTTTTTTGCGTACAGGTTACCATAGAACGCGACAACCCTTTTATAAGGCAATATTGCGCCGGGCAGGGGGTATGGCGTATTTTTTACCGGCCACAGGCCCGAAGTATCGCCGTGGGCAAGTTTTTTCATTAACGAATCGTACTGCGCATGGTTTATAGGTGCGTATGTCACAGGTGCGGCGGCAACAGTATCTTCAGTCTTTTTGGCTGTAGTATCTTTCTTTGCCGCGGCAGTTTTATTATTGCCTGCGGGGACACTGCTGTTATGGCTGCAGCCTGTTAAATAAATTGCTGATGCAGCAATGCAGAGGGCCGGTAGTACGATGTTTTTTAATCTCATTTTATTTTTTTTGCTCAAATCCAGGGCCACGCAAAATAGCACCATTTCGGGTACCGGTATGCTTAAAGTTATCAACAGTTAGTTGGCCGTTTACCAAAACATACTTAAAGCCAACCGAATACGCATGCGGATGTTCGAACGTCGATTCATCCTTTACGGTGCCAGCGTCAAAAATAACAATATCAGCGAACATGCCCGGCTGCAAAAGGCCCCTGCCGGTCAAATGAAACTTTTGTGCAGGCAGGGATGTCATCTTGCGCACGGCATCCTCCAGCCTTATCAAATGTTTTTCGCGCACGTAGTACCCCAAAACCCGTGCATTACTGCCATACCCCCGCGGGTGCGGCACGCCCGAGCCGAACAGCCGTATGCCCGAGTCGGACGCTACCATGGTCAGCGGGAATTTGAGGATATTCTCTACATCATCCTCGTTCATGCCATGGAACACCATCGAGGCGCTACCGGTCTTCGTAATATCCAGGATAGTCTCTATCTCGTTGGGAATGGTTGGCGCCCCGCCTTTGATGATGTTGATCTGCATGATGTTTTTGCCGTTTAGCGTGGTGTCGCTGTCGCAATGGGCTACTACGGCATAGTCAAAATGCTGGCGTCCGCGGCGGGTCATGTCTTTGATCATTTCATCCACCACTTTTTGATGGATCACCGGATCGGCCAGCCGCTTCATTACCGAATCGCGCCCGCCATCCAGCAGCCAGTCGGGCAGCAAAACATTCAGCGTGGTACTGCTGGCTGTATAGGGATATTGGTCGACGGTGACATCCAAACCTTCGGCCCTGGCCTTTTCCACCATGGCTATCATCTGGTCCGATTTGTTCCAGTTGGGCAGCCCCACTTTAAAGTGCGATATCTCTACCGGCATGCCTGCCTCCCTGCCTACATCAATGGCCTCGTTAATGGCATCAAATATCTTGTCCGACTCGTTGCGCATGTGCGAGGTATAAACCCCATGATATTTTGCGGCGGCTTTTGCTAACGCGATAACCTCGGGCGTTTTTGAATAGAGTCCCGGCGTATAGATAAGCCCTGTTGAAAAACCCACGGCGCCATCGCGCATGGCCTGTTCCACCAGGTTTTCCATTTGCTGTAATTGGGCCGAATCTGGCGTGATGGCTTTTTCGCCCAATACCGCCCGCCTAACATCGTTATGGCCGATCAGCGTAGCTACGTTAATAGAAAGCCTGATGCTATCGAGTTGTTTAAAGTATTTTGCAATATCAATGTTCGAGCTGCCGCAATTGCCGGTGATAACGGTTGTTACGCCGTCATAAATGAAATTATCGGCAGTAGGAGTTTTCTTTTCGTCGCCTTCGATATGGGTATGCACATCGATAAATCCAGGCGCGATGATGAGGCCCGCAGCATCGATAGTTTTCTTTGCTTTTCGTTTTGACAGGTCGCCAATGCTGACGATCTTGTCTTTGATGATACCCACATCGCCATAAAACCAGGGGTTGCCGGCTCCGTCAATAATCTTCCCGTGTTTTAAGATTATATCAAAATGCTTTTGCGCGAAAAGCAGGGAGGGGAGGAGGCAAGAAAATAGGAGTAATTTAAGCTTCAGCATCAGACGAAATTAAAAAAATATGTCATTTCGAGCGATAGCGAGAAATCTTATACAACCAGCATAATCTGCTGACAGGCGTATAAGATT
Above is a window of Mucilaginibacter ginsenosidivorans DNA encoding:
- a CDS encoding TSUP family transporter yields the protein MSGMTLFILVVIGLAAGILGGMVGLGGGIILIPALVMFLAMDQRMAQGTTIAIMLPPIGLFGAYNYYKAGYVNIKYALVIAVVFMVGGYLGSKLALNIPAAMLKKIFAVVLVLIAAKMVFTK
- a CDS encoding rhodanese-like domain-containing protein, with protein sequence MKPRYLALLLFSLAGLTAGAQQLQLYDNTNYKAIYFKQACDLISKTPNLVLLDVRSPGEYADTSQYVGSRIGRLKGSVNISIDSVEKHFNDLKALKGRPFLVYCSHSQRSRRVSKFLADSGFTNIYSLNGGMTEVNRTPDAAFPCKSSLYTSNLPYKLIPPDDAVAFVKDKTNLVIDVRPAAQFNGTDSAEFNNIGRFKNATNIPHDQLDQQIGKLAKYKERPILVVDLSLTAEVNAAEKLTKAGFKNVSVLYDGIDAFILRFPSASRERKELLTGEPGYKLVGVKETVDLLNNSPNTVVADIRPKDQFENKAEQKFLNLGRIKNAVNLVSQEQLEGYLANKAKTTPVLIYGSFSAGTRGMKGMPVASPSELAKKLAAEGYTHVYLLYNGIYDVVWSAANVDGLQSAKGILTDHEGLY
- the tcmP gene encoding three-Cys-motif partner protein TcmP — translated: MNEFGGNWTEAKMEIVVGYAKAYLTIMSKQTWAKTLYFDGFAGSGLIGSSEHTEAIKGTALRILDIDQPKPFDIYYFVEKDEKNKLSLQSKIESDYFGKNAHVIKADCNSKLIDMARYLNNNKNYRALAFIDPYGMTVNWESIEALKGLGIDLWILVPTGLGVNRLLKNDQNIPEPWLKKLEQFLGLSREEILKYFYSTTTINTLFGDQTSVNKEKSIIQKIGNLYTQRLKTIFEFVSESFVMRNSTNSIMYHFMMATNNKNALKIANDVIKPKYRL
- a CDS encoding DUF5131 family protein, with amino-acid sequence MAQSNIEWTELTWNPVTGCKKISPGCKFCYAEVMSRRLKAMGVEKYKDGFNIRLHPNELNTPFTWRKSKIVFVNSMSDLFHPDIPVEFIKAVFGVMNNTPQHIYQVLTKRSERLLELSGELNWTDNIWMGVSVENEKYTKRIDHLSQTGAKTKFLSIEPLIGPVKTLNLDKIDWVIVGGESGHKARPVRKAWIDFVKAECERKKVAFFFKQWGKPKFNVNPDDPTIEAEHPQHAKGGCELDGKVYREMPGKAA
- a CDS encoding Gfo/Idh/MocA family protein produces the protein MIRFGIIGCGRISHRFMQGLKAVEGAELTAAWSRRAESVEHFVTQYGGKACASLDELLESDIDAVYIATLPDTHAFYSIAALNAGKHVLCEKPATVNLAQLDEVLRVAREKKLLFMEGMKPPFFPLYRKLKEYLETDPIGEVGYVRAGSSVADLSQDHPNFSYELIGGG
- a CDS encoding N-acyl-D-amino-acid deacylase family protein, with the translated sequence MLKLKLLLFSCLLPSLLFAQKHFDIILKHGKIIDGAGNPWFYGDVGIIKDKIVSIGDLSKRKAKKTIDAAGLIIAPGFIDVHTHIEGDEKKTPTADNFIYDGVTTVITGNCGSSNIDIAKYFKQLDSIRLSINVATLIGHNDVRRAVLGEKAITPDSAQLQQMENLVEQAMRDGAVGFSTGLIYTPGLYSKTPEVIALAKAAAKYHGVYTSHMRNESDKIFDAINEAIDVGREAGMPVEISHFKVGLPNWNKSDQMIAMVEKARAEGLDVTVDQYPYTASSTTLNVLLPDWLLDGGRDSVMKRLADPVIHQKVVDEMIKDMTRRGRQHFDYAVVAHCDSDTTLNGKNIMQINIIKGGAPTIPNEIETILDITKTGSASMVFHGMNEDDVENILKFPLTMVASDSGIRLFGSGVPHPRGYGSNARVLGYYVREKHLIRLEDAVRKMTSLPAQKFHLTGRGLLQPGMFADIVIFDAGTVKDESTFEHPHAYSVGFKYVLVNGQLTVDNFKHTGTRNGAILRGPGFEQKK